The following proteins are co-located in the Saccharomyces kudriavzevii IFO 1802 strain IFO1802 genome assembly, chromosome: 6 genome:
- the OSW7 gene encoding Osw7p (similar to Saccharomyces cerevisiae YFR039C and SHE10 (YGL228W); ancestral locus Anc_3.546), translated as MKAVFKVMASLLACIFTLRYLVCQQSGLGSFPMDLQPMCQYTEFSVGSLLHHKLLEGSPVADYLVEKYSQSIRPLVQTYPESVLGKVMGHLYRFWHKVASFLKLKQLCCSLHSKLGPLLNHLRIAWYYLKPYTDNVKNVLESPFNSSTSWMKYGSFDAGDPHSKPIFETDSETEDDEDEDEEEDDDEQADNGEENDEYELENTKDDRGNSQLVTAAILQDLSRVIIGPDGYTELETYEPESLKMEYEAWINAIDSKVSRATAFLNSEINSMFEARVQNKSAEVASRLDDLNKTVSEQLRFLDSKIKDINCTSKFDPVQSKIKYFDESGELELEAYITKSSINSILKNYKLHLSEAEESLHRSLDSFLNQMAALAEFVRLENVEVYEEWGDIMISQWSQRMAYMDIRSLHLKDQYDLEYIDENHLNWHNFLKLKKKVISERERLSKQDLDMTLILESISKFKTVFQDTKDNIQNIFSQRMSSADVLFKSRELKERLEEQFIRQER; from the coding sequence ATGAAAGCTGTTTTCAAAGTGATGGCTTCTTTACTGGCTTGTATTTTTACTTTACGGTACCTAGTTTGCCAGCAAAGTGGTCTAGGAAGCTTTCCCATGGACTTACAGCCCATGTGCCAGTATACTGAGTTTTCTGTGGGGTCGTTGCTCCATCATAAGTTACTTGAGGGTTCGCCGGTCGCAGATTATTTGGTTGAGAAGTACTCGCAATCGATAAGACCGTTGGTCCAGACGTATCCTGAGTCAGTGTTGGGTAAGGTCATGGGTCATTTGTACCGATTCTGGCACAAGGTTGCTTCctttttgaagttgaagCAACTATGTTGTTCGCTGCATTCCAAGTTGGGACCCTTGTTAAATCATTTAAGGATTGCTTGGTACTATCTGAAGCCGTACACAGACAATGTGAAAAATGTTCTAGAGAGCCCGTTCAACTCTTCTACGAGTTGGATGAAGTATGGCTCCTTCGATGCCGGTGATCCACACAGTAAACCCATTTTTGAGACGGACTCGGAgactgaagatgatgaggatgaggatgaagaagaagatgatgatgagcAGGCTGACAATGGGGAGGAAAATGACGAGTATGAGCTCGAGAATACGAAGGATGACCGTGGGAACTCGCAGCTTGTCACTGCTGCGATTTTGCAGGACCTATCAAGGGTCATCATTGGTCCCGATGGCTATACAGAGTTGGAAACGTACGAACCTGAATCACTAAAAATGGAATACGAAGCGTGGATCAACGCTATTGATTCAAAAGTTTCCAGAGCCACTGCTTTCTTGAATTCGGAGATAAATTCTATGTTCGAGGCTCGCGTGCAGAATAAATCTGCAGAAGTAGCCAGTAGGCTTGATGATCTAAACAAGACCGTCAGTGAACAATTAAGATTTTTGGACTCAAAGATTAAAGATATTAATTGCACGTCTAAGTTTGACCCCGTGCAAAGTAAAATAAAGTATTTTGACGAATCAGGCGAATTAGAACTGGAAGCTTACATTACCAAATCATCAATTAATTCGatactgaaaaattacaaatTGCATCTAtcagaagctgaagaatCGCTCCATCGCTCATTAGACTCTTTCCTTAATCAAATGGCCGCACTGGCGGAATTTGTTCGACTTGAGAACGTCGAAGTCTATGAAGAATGGGGAGATATAATGATAAGTCAATGGTCGCAAAGAATGGCATATATGGACATAAGAAGCCTCCATTTAAAAGATCAGTACGATCTCGAATATATTGATGAAAACCATCTCAACTGGCAtaattttctcaaattaaagaaaaaggttATTTCGGAGAGAGAGCGGCTGAGTAAGCAGGACCTGGATATGACTTTGATACTGGAAtcgatttcaaaatttaaaaCCGTTTTCCAGGACACAAAGGATAATATCcaaaatatcttttcaCAGAGAATGAGTTCAGCGGATGTTCTATTCAAGAGTCGTGAACTAAAGGAACGCCTAGAAGAACAGTTTATACGACAGGAACGTTAA
- the IRC5 gene encoding putative ATPase (similar to Saccharomyces cerevisiae IRC5 (YFR038W); ancestral locus Anc_7.205), which yields MTVVEDAVGARVAARARNMSDGINYREKELNDLTADTLDSDDENDDNKNDDDDDEAPVWLQDDVHSDEDIELDSEDDSDTEAVQAQVVDKLAKNTKSEQSVLSDEVSEMDTKTVSSKLKKLNEFVRQSQVYSGIIADTLLQRSNEVANSNVKDNSDNSGEGQSSKRRKTKKKSITDFFKRQKKHESTFIPDTSPETIKQPHLLKNCTLKPYQLEGLNWLITLYENGLNGILADEMGLGKTVQSIALLAFIYEMDTKGPFLVTAPLSTLDNWINEFAKFAPDLPVLKYYGANGYKERSSKLRKFFKQQGDTGIIVTSYEIILRDTDLIMSQNWKFLIVDEGHRLKNINCRLIKELKKINTPNRLLLTGTPLQNNLAELWSLLNFIMPDIFADFEIFNKWFDFDSLNLGSGSNSEALNKLINDELQRNLISNLHTILKPFLLRRLKKVVLANILPPKREYIINCPMTLAQKKFYKAGLNGKLKKTMFKELIKDFFTLNTEHIGHVSNRSIRDFINYKLSTSETSGADNKNSSTLLQMDRLYKENLQAEISNKKLQNMMMQLRQIIDSTYLFYFPYLHPEDLSLKNLLKTSGKLQILQKLIPPLISTGHKVLVYSQFVNMLDLIEDWCDLNSFETFRIDGSVSNEARKAQLEKFNNSKDQHKIFLLSTRAAGLGINLVGADTVVLFDSDWNPQVDLQAMDRCHRIGQESPVIVYRLCCDNTIEHVILTRAANKRNLERMVIQMGRFNNLKKLALNEGSFLKANKIGVNVTNKDLVQELSVLLMSEESSIGFKNEGRNEKNITEGQLTDAEVKELTDRSLEAYKADRVVNLPHVRLFETTSGL from the coding sequence ATGACTGTTGTCGAGGACGCTGTGGGGGCCAGAGTGGCAGCTAGAGCCAGAAATATGAGCGATGGCATCAACTACAGGGAGAAAGAACTTAACGACTTGACGGCCGACACATTAGACTCGGACGATGAAAACGACGACAATAAGaacgacgatgacgatgatgaagcTCCCGTCTGGTTGCAAGACGATGTGCACTCAGACGAAGATATTGAGCTGGACTCAGAGGACGATTCTGACACGGAGGCAGTCCAGGCCCAGGTGGTGGATAAATTGGCCAAAAACACGAAATCAGAACAAAGTGTCCTGAGCGATGAAGTCTCTGAAATGGACACCAAAACGGTCTCctcaaaattgaagaaattgaatgaattcGTGAGGCAGAGTCAGGTCTATTCCGGCATTATTGCGGATACTCTGCTGCAAAGATCCAATGAAGTGGCCAACTCTAATGTAAAAGATAATAGCGATAATAGTGGTGAAGGACAATCTAGCAAAAGACgtaaaacgaaaaaaaaatccataacggatttcttcaagagaCAGAAAAAGCATGAGAGTACCTTCATCCCAGACACCTCTCCAGAAACCATAAAGCAGCCTCACctgttgaaaaactgcACTTTAAAACCGTACCAGTTAGAAGGCCTTAATTGGCTGATTACTCTTTATGAGAATGGCCTCAACGGGATCCTTGCTGATGAAATGGGTCTTGGTAAGACTGTTCAAAGCATAGCTCTTTTGGCGTTCATATATGAAATGGACACAAAGGGTCCTTTTTTGGTAACTGCTCCCTTAAGTACTCTGGATAATTGGATAAACGAATTTGCAAAATTCGCTCCAGATTTACCTGTTCTGAAATATTATGGGGCCAATGGCTACAAGGAGCGTTCCAGCAAACtaaggaaatttttcaaacaacAAGGCGACACCGGAATCATCGTCACATCATATGAAATCATACTAAGAGATACTGACTTGATCATGAGCCAAAACTGGAAGTTCTTGATCGTCGACGAAGGTCACCGTTTGAAAAACATAAACTGTAGATTgatcaaagaattgaagaaaattaataCTCCGAACAGATTATTATTAACGGGGACACCCTTACAGAATAATTTAGCTGAACTATGGTCACTTTTAAACTTTATAATGCCCGATATTTTTGCCGATTTCGAAATCTTTAACAAGTGGTTTGATTTTGACAGCTTAAACTTGGGATCCGGTTCCAATTCCGAAGCATTGAATAAGCTAATCAATGATGAACTACAAAGAAACTTGATTTCCAATTTGCACACAATTTTAAAGCCGTTTCTTTTAAGACGGCTGAAAAAAGTCGTTTTAGCAAATATTCTACCGCCAAAGAGAGAGTATATTATAAATTGTCCAATGACGTTggcacaaaaaaaattctacAAAGCTGGGCTAAATGggaaattaaagaaaaccaTGTTTAAGGAATTAATCAAggattttttcactctcAACACGGAACATATCGGCCACGTTTCTAATAGGTCCATAAGagatttcatcaattaCAAACTATCCACTAGTGAAACTTCAGGCGCAGATAACAAAAACTCTTCAACTTTGTTACAGATGGATAGATTATATAAGGAGAATTTGCAAGcggaaatttcaaataaaaaattgcaaaacATGATGATGCAACTAAGACAGATAATTGATTCAacttatttattttatttccCGTATTTGCACCCAGAGGATTTGAGTTTAAAGAATCTTTTAAAGACGTCTGGGAAATTGCAGATTTTGCAAAAATTGATTCCGCCGTTAATATCTACAGGGCATAAAGTGCTTGTTTATTCACAATTTGTTAATATGCTAGACTTGATTGAAGACTGGTGCGATCTGAATTCGTTCGAGACATTTCGAATTGATGGTTCAGTGAGTAATGAAGCAAGAAAGGCTCaattagaaaaatttaATAACTCGAAAGATCAACATAAGATTTTTCTGTTATCCACGAGGGCCGCAGGGCTAGGTATCAACCTAGTTGGTGCAGATACAGTCGTATTGTTTGACAGTGATTGGAATCCACAGGTGGACCTACAAGCCATGGACAGGTGTCACCGTATTGGTCAAGAATCACCGGTCATAGTATACAGATTGTGTTGTGACAACACTATTGAGCATGTTATATTAACTAGAGCGGCTAATAAGCgaaatttggaaagaatGGTTATTCAAATGGGAAGATTtaacaatttgaaaaaactggCATTAAATGAAggttcttttttgaaggcAAATAAAATAGGCGTCAATGTAACTAATAAAGACCTGGTTCAAGAATTATCTGTGCTCTTAATGAGTGAAGAATCCAGTATCGGGTTTAAAAATGAGGGAcgaaatgaaaagaatatcacCGAGGGACAGCTGACCGATGCGGAAGTCAAGGAACTAACTGACAGATCGCTTGAAGCATACAAGGCTGATAGGGTAGTAAACCTACCCCATGTTAGACTATTCGAAACCACATCTGGACTCTAA
- the SAP155 gene encoding Sap155p (similar to Saccharomyces cerevisiae SAP155 (YFR040W) and SAP4 (YGL229C); ancestral locus Anc_3.547): MSFWPFGQNLNHSNINKILDEYFHVLHELERINPSVGKAIPAIFNNVQQRGTNDSLDSIPEEYSHSDEVKGAGGDQKKRFEKDEQQERYEKEEEERSMNSNDSSSTSFSSGSTSKTDLDEEDISSATAPMMVTTRSLDDSFIERMLVETELLNELSRQNKTLLDFICFGFFFDRKTNKKVNNMEYLVDQLMECISKIQTATTVDLNNLIDYQEQQQLDDSSQEDVYVESDTEQEEEREDDNDSSNNKRRKRGSPSFDNDDNEDDANDSDESVYLTKATIISEIFSLDIWLISESLVKNQSYLNKIWSIINQSNFNSENSPLVPIFLKINQNLLLTRQDQYLNFIRTEKNFVDNMLKHVDISLLMDFFLKIISTDKIESPTGIVELVYDQNLISKCLSFLNNKESSADVQACVGDFLKALIAISANAPLDDISIGPNSLTRQLASPESIAKLVDIMINQRGAALNTTVSIVIELIRKNNSDYDQVNLLTTTIKTHPPSNRDPIYLGYLLREFSDHLSDFFQIILDIENDPNISLHENQLHEKFKPLGFERFKVVELIAELLHCSNMGLMNSKRAERIAKRRDKVRGQLSHHLQDALNDLSIEEKEQLKAKHSPTHNTSDDLINTNTNTNNNDNNDNADESDYGDEIDESFEIPYINMNQNTKLRNNPTVGDLFKIKLYDTRIVSKIMELFLTHPWNNFWHNVIFDIIQQIFNGRMDFSYNSFLVLSLFNLKSSYQFMTEIIIPNEEGTNAYKFTPVIEDSNFNFKITTDFILKGYQDSYKFYELRKMNLGYMGHIVLIAEEVVKFSKLYKVELISPDIQEILQAEEWQYYSEEVLNETRMMYSKILGGGSYIDDGNGNIIPQLPDDSTVLTSNGDGNHDNEMFDSEIGNESGTNGGGQLINVESLEEQLSLSTESDLHNKLREMLINRAQEDVDNKNMENGVFILGPPDDKSNNTNTNINNNNNHNNSNNDNNDNDNDNTRNYDENADNDNDCDHE, translated from the coding sequence ATGTCATTCTGGCCATTTGGACAGAATCTAAATCATTCTAATATTAATAAGATTCTAGACGAGTATTTCCATGTACTGCACGAACTGGAGAGGATAAATCCGAGCGTTGGGAAAGCCATACCCGCTATCTTCAATAACGTTCAGCAGCGAGGTACGAATGACTCCCTGGATTCTATTCCGGAGGAGTATAGCCATAGCGATGAAGTAAAGGGAGCAGGTGGCgatcaaaaaaagagattTGAGAAGGACGAGCAGCAAGAACGCTATGAgaaggaggaagaagaaaggagCATGAACTCTAACGATTCTTCTTCCACATCGTTCTCTTCTGGGTCGACGTCCAAAACAGATTTGGATGAGGAGGACATTAGCAGCGCCACTGCTCCCATGATGGTCACCACAAGGAGCTTGGACGACTCCTTCATTGAAAGGATGCTTGTTGAGACGGAGCTGCTGAATGAACTATCAAGACAAAACAAGACGCTGCTCGATTTCATTTGTTTTgggtttttctttgataggaaaaccaataaaaaagtaaataacATGGAGTACCTAGTTGACCAACTGATGGAATGCATTTCGAAGATCCAGACTGCCACCACGGTAGACCTCAACAATCTGATAGACTACcaagaacaacaacagctTGACGATAGCTCACAAGAAGACGTCTACGTGGAGTCTGACACGGAACAAGAGGAGGAAAGAGAGGATGATAATgacagcagcaacaataaGAGACGAAAACGCGGGAGTCCTTCGTTCGACAACGATGACAACGAGGATGATGCGAACGACAGCGATGAATCTGTTTATTTGACGAAGGCCACTATAATATctgaaatattttctttagatATATGGTTGATTAGTGAATCGTTAGTGAAAAACCAATCGTACCTAAACAAAATTTGGTCTATTATCAATCAGTCGAACTTTAATTCCGAAAATTCCCCCTTGGTACCGATATTCTTGAAGATAAATCAAAATCTGCTGTTAACGAGGCAGGATCAATACTTGAATTTCATTCGAACAGAGAAGAACTTTGTGGATAATATGTTAAAACATGTGgatatttcattattaatGGACTTTTTCCTAAAGATAATATCCACAGATAAGATCGAGTCGCCCACGGGAATAGTCGAACTGGTATACGACCAAAACCTAATCAGCAAGTGTTTGAGCTTTCTAAATAACAAGGAGTCATCGGCAGACGTCCAGGCCTGTGTAGGTGACTTCTTAAAGGCTCTGATTGCTATTTCCGCCAATGCGCCCCTGGATGATATTTCAATTGGACCAAATTCTTTAACTAGACAGTTGGCATCTCCTGAATCCATCGCAAAATTAGTCGATATTATGATCAACCAAAGGGGCGCCGCATTAAATACCACAGTTTCGATCGTTATTGAACTGATAAGGAAGAACAATTCGGATTATGACCAAGTCAATCTTTTAACAACCACTATCAAGACACATCCACCTTCAAATAGAGATCCAATATATTTGGGTTATCTTCTCCGTGAATTTTCCGACCATCTGTCGGATTTTTTCCAGATCATTTTAGACATTGAAAACGATCCCAACATTTCCTTACATGAAAACCAGCTACACGAAAAGTTCAAACCTTTAGGGTTTGAAAGGTTTAAGGTTGTAGAATTAATTGCTGAATTGCTTCATTGCTCCAACATGGGGTTAATGAATTCCAAAAGGGCTGAGAGAATTGCTAAAAGGAGAGACAAAGTAAGAGGCCAACTATCCCATCATTTACAAGACGCATTGAACGATTTAAGtatcgaagaaaaggaacagCTCAAGGCAAAGCACTCTCCAACGCATAACACCAGTGACGACTTAATAAATACTAATACtaatactaataataatgacaataatgataacGCTGATGAAAGCGATTACGGCGATGAAATAGATGAAAGCTTTGAAATTCCATACATCAACATGAACCAAAATACAAAATTAAGGAACAACCCGACTGTGGGggatttgttcaaaatcaaacTGTACGATACTCGAATTGTTTCCAAGATAATGGAACTGTTTTTAACACATCCTTGGAACAATTTTTGGCATAATGTTATATTCGATATAATTCAACAGATCTTTAATGGTAGGATGGATTTTTCTTATAATTCATTTCTGGTTCTGTCTCTATTCAACTTAAAGAGCTCATACCAATTTATGACTGAGATTATCATCCCTAATGAAGAAGGAACTAATGCTTATAAATTTACTCCTGTTATCGAAGAttccaatttcaatttcaagataACTACGGATTTCATACTGAAAGGCTATCAGGACTCTTATAAATTTTATGAACTgaggaaaatgaatttggGGTATATGGGCCATATTGTTTTGATCGCTGAGGAAGTAGTCAAGTTTTCCAAACTTTACAAAGTGGAATTGATCTCGCCtgatattcaagaaattttacaGGCCGAGGAGTGGCAGTACTACTCTGAAGAAGTACTGAACGAAACAAGAATGATGTACTCAAAGATTCTTGGCGGTGGAAGCTACATTGATGATGGTAACGGTAATATCATTCCCCAACTGCCTGATGATAGCACGGTATTAACTTCCAATGGAGATGGAAATCATGACAATGAAATGTTTGATTCAGAGATTGGGAATGAAAGCGGAACTAATGGTGGTGGCCAATTGATTAACGTTGAATCTTTAGAGGAACAATTGTCTTTATCCACAGAATCTGATTTGCACAACAAGTTAAGAGAGATGCTAATCAATAGGGCTCAAGAAGACGTTGATAACAAGAATATGGAAAATGGAGTTTTCATATTGGGACCACCAGACGACAAAAGCAACAATACTAATActaatattaataataacaacaaccataacaatagtaataacgataataatgataatgacaatgacaATACTCGTAattatgatgaaaatgctgataatgataatgattGTGATCATGAATGA